The bacterium genome has a segment encoding these proteins:
- a CDS encoding radical SAM protein, with the protein MFRGLKKDHFLKRIKKWGLPGQFPTFYYIEVTSACNLKCKTCPRTYSNRKRGHIDHEIFSKVIEEISKYIPQPHNIGFHFFGEALLNPSFFDYVNLTAKYLPNAELAVSSNASLLDETKIDAILDSRLNSFGIWPDAIDQTTYDQIRPGGDYHRTNSMIMRLLEKRKIRNREKDLEIHIGMVVNKINRRYIDKFIKKWRKSFGRYENTHLYKNHSIDWAGQVPSETVLRSKKNTIFPIIYPCLSPFTTCIVTSSGDITCCCLDCNLKLKIGNIRGSSIKEIWSSEKSQEIRSKMIEMTFSLNDLCYHCHNYFRDPFNYLNDKIRAVVSPFDMQPWGKIDS; encoded by the coding sequence ATGTTTCGAGGACTTAAAAAGGACCACTTTCTAAAACGGATAAAAAAATGGGGGCTTCCTGGGCAATTTCCGACCTTTTATTATATTGAAGTGACCTCTGCTTGTAATCTTAAATGCAAAACCTGCCCACGCACCTATTCGAATAGAAAGAGGGGACATATCGATCATGAAATATTTTCAAAGGTTATTGAAGAAATTTCAAAGTATATTCCGCAACCGCATAATATTGGGTTTCATTTCTTCGGTGAAGCTTTATTAAATCCTTCCTTTTTTGATTATGTAAACCTTACTGCAAAATATCTTCCAAATGCAGAACTCGCGGTTTCCAGCAATGCAAGCCTTCTCGATGAAACAAAAATTGACGCTATTTTGGACAGTCGCTTAAATAGCTTTGGTATTTGGCCAGATGCTATTGATCAAACAACTTATGATCAAATTCGACCTGGGGGAGATTACCACAGAACAAATAGCATGATTATGCGTCTTCTTGAAAAGAGGAAAATACGCAATAGAGAAAAAGATCTGGAGATCCATATTGGAATGGTCGTTAATAAAATCAATCGCCGATATATTGATAAATTTATTAAAAAGTGGAGAAAATCATTTGGTAGATATGAAAATACTCACTTATATAAAAACCATAGCATTGACTGGGCAGGCCAAGTACCATCAGAAACTGTGCTCAGATCGAAAAAGAACACGATTTTCCCGATAATTTATCCGTGTCTTTCTCCTTTTACAACATGTATTGTTACTTCAAGTGGAGATATAACCTGCTGTTGCCTTGATTGTAATCTTAAATTGAAAATAGGAAATATAAGGGGATCTTCAATAAAAGAAATATGGTCTTCTGAAAAAAGTCAGGAAATAAGGAGCAAAATGATTGAAATGACTTTTAGTTTGAATGACCTCTGCTATCACTGTCATAACTACTTTCGAGATCCATTCAATTATTTAAATGATAAAATTCGTGCTGTTGTTTCACCTTTTGATATGCAACCGTGGGGCAAAATTGACAGTTAA